The Metabacillus schmidteae genome has a segment encoding these proteins:
- a CDS encoding ribosomal maturation YjgA family protein — protein sequence MNNIHYKMICTKRIFYFISLIVTIILGVASRKYSTFLVEFVALNAGDMLWAMMVYFGLRFLLVNKSLLIAVLLSFLFSFGIEISQFYQAGWLNQNRDTLLGGLILGKGFLFVDLIRYSVGIIFAFFIDRLSSVIHSRILN from the coding sequence ATGAATAACATACATTATAAAATGATTTGTACTAAAAGAATATTTTATTTCATTTCTCTAATTGTCACAATAATTCTAGGGGTTGCTTCCAGAAAATATAGTACCTTCCTAGTGGAATTTGTTGCATTAAACGCAGGGGATATGTTGTGGGCAATGATGGTTTATTTTGGTCTTAGATTCTTACTTGTAAATAAGAGCCTGCTCATCGCTGTATTGCTAAGCTTTTTATTCAGCTTCGGCATTGAGATAAGTCAATTTTATCAGGCAGGTTGGTTAAATCAAAATCGTGACACATTGCTCGGAGGATTGATTTTGGGCAAGGGTTTTCTGTTTGTGGATTTAATTCGATATTCAGTTGGTATTATTTTTGCTTTTTTTATTGATAGACTATCTTCAGTGATTCATTCTCGCATTTTAAATTAA
- a CDS encoding alpha/beta hydrolase yields the protein MKKRLIIIGSLIVGLLVTAYFLVGNYFYKYALNVDREKEFLEDNPHLEESEAVVASVAKEAEQADDVFKEELKPSLLNVVTSDQHQFKLNAYVYEHNQVNHKWAIVVHGYNSKAKSMTRYVRNFYEKGCNVLTPDLRGHGESEGDYIGMGWHDRKDMLLWIDQIIEKDPEAEIMLFGVSMGGAAVMMTSGEDLPDNVKVIVEDCGYSSVSDVFVYQLKDLFGLPEFPVMNAANTITKLRAGYDLYEASAVEQVAKSDTPMLFIHGDADTFVPFEMLDEVYNAADVEKEKLIIPEANHGDAEKVDPETYWNTVWGFVDFYID from the coding sequence ATGAAAAAGAGACTTATTATTATTGGCTCCCTTATTGTAGGACTACTAGTAACTGCCTATTTCTTAGTCGGCAACTATTTCTACAAATACGCATTAAATGTAGACCGTGAAAAAGAATTTTTAGAAGATAATCCACACCTGGAAGAAAGCGAGGCAGTCGTTGCATCAGTTGCCAAGGAAGCTGAACAAGCTGATGATGTGTTTAAGGAAGAACTAAAGCCATCTCTATTAAATGTTGTCACATCTGATCAGCATCAATTTAAACTGAATGCTTATGTATATGAACATAATCAAGTAAACCATAAGTGGGCAATTGTTGTTCATGGCTACAACAGTAAGGCTAAGTCTATGACGAGATATGTGCGAAATTTTTATGAAAAAGGCTGCAATGTACTGACTCCTGACCTTCGCGGACATGGAGAAAGTGAAGGGGATTATATCGGAATGGGCTGGCACGACCGAAAAGATATGTTACTCTGGATTGATCAGATAATCGAAAAAGATCCAGAAGCAGAAATCATGTTATTCGGCGTATCAATGGGTGGCGCAGCCGTTATGATGACATCAGGTGAAGACTTACCGGATAACGTAAAGGTAATTGTTGAGGATTGCGGCTATTCCTCTGTAAGTGATGTTTTTGTTTATCAATTAAAAGATCTCTTTGGATTACCCGAATTTCCTGTCATGAATGCAGCGAATACCATAACAAAATTACGAGCAGGGTATGACTTATATGAAGCATCAGCAGTAGAGCAAGTCGCTAAAAGTGACACTCCGATGTTGTTTATCCATGGAGATGCAGATACGTTTGTTCCGTTTGAAATGCTTGATGAAGTGTATAATGCAGCAGATGTTGAAAAGGAAAAGCTAATCATTCCGGAAGCGAACCACGGCGATGCGGAAAAAGTAGATCCAGAAACGTATTGGAACACTGTGTGGGGATTTGTAGATTTTTATATTGATTAA